The following are from one region of the Desulfomicrobium apsheronum genome:
- the murB gene encoding UDP-N-acetylmuramate dehydrogenase, translating into MKWKNYKSNAKKKNLYNLTTLNIGGVANYFKLCTSVYDLRIAISWSNKMKIPWFIIGNGSNILFSDDGFHGLVIKLVGNFMRVNINNNSIIAGSGVLLPSLSRHCLANCWSGFEFMCGIPGTIGGAVRMNAGTKQGEIKDHFVSATVLTHDGAIKNLSKEDMQFSYRHSILAKTRDILLSATFAKHKVAPKEDIQKTIKEIIASRRQKQPRIKRNCGSVFKSPPGNKPAGWYIEQVGLKGFRVGDAMISYEHANWIVNLGNAKAYDVKSIISYVEYIVLQKFNVCLEREVLYIPEDL; encoded by the coding sequence ATAAAATGGAAAAATTATAAATCTAATGCAAAAAAAAAAAATTTATATAATTTAACAACATTGAATATTGGTGGTGTAGCAAATTATTTTAAATTATGCACATCTGTGTATGATTTAAGAATTGCTATATCGTGGTCTAACAAAATGAAAATTCCTTGGTTTATAATAGGGAATGGTTCTAATATTTTGTTCTCAGATGATGGCTTTCACGGTTTAGTCATCAAACTTGTTGGTAACTTTATGAGGGTTAATATAAACAATAACTCTATAATAGCAGGTTCAGGTGTGCTTTTGCCAAGTTTAAGTAGGCACTGTCTCGCCAATTGTTGGAGTGGGTTTGAATTTATGTGCGGGATACCTGGGACGATTGGTGGCGCGGTACGCATGAATGCTGGAACTAAGCAAGGCGAAATCAAAGATCACTTTGTTTCGGCTACGGTCTTAACCCATGATGGGGCGATCAAAAACTTAAGCAAAGAAGATATGCAATTTTCTTATCGTCATTCAATACTTGCAAAAACTCGAGATATTCTTCTTTCGGCTACTTTCGCAAAACATAAAGTGGCACCGAAAGAAGATATTCAAAAGACTATAAAGGAAATCATTGCATCAAGAAGACAGAAGCAACCCCGGATCAAGAGAAATTGTGGATCTGTTTTTAAAAGCCCTCCGGGAAACAAGCCAGCCGGTTGGTATATTGAACAGGTGGGTCTCAAAGGGTTCCGTGTCGGTGATGCTATGATTTCATATGAACATGCTAACTGGATCGTGAATCTTGGAAATGCTAAAGCATATGATGTGAAGTCAATTATTTCTTATGTCGAATATATAGTATTACAGAAATTTAATGTGTGTTTAGAGCGTGAAGTTTTATATATTCCTGAAGATTTATAA
- a CDS encoding lipopolysaccharide biosynthesis protein yields the protein MIMLASGTAGANIISIGIMPIITRIYTPEDFGVLSIFITLSSILVPFSTFLYTMAIPLPKKDRTAFNILVFCTILTLLMPLMITLLCIILIFYISEYDNLQYLHDYWWLIPFFVTGGSLYEILSNWAIRKNAFRHLAGTKLWQATIAAVIKVFLGFLGLNTLGLLIGQIFSQAGGVLTLFKVFFQDFKTYWKHVSVDRIKFLLLHYADYPKYRLPSQFIMLINAKSPVLFWAWNFGPESTGQFSLSMMILLLPLTLISQSTSQAYYAEIAKIKNKNNELITLITKSITKKLFIISIIPFIIIFCCGSWIFEIFFGKDWILAGVYSSILSINLLTMFIINPIINVLNIINNQKYYLKINIMRFFWMLLVFLISYISDANDCITLGIYSFAMSFHRIYVYIKIMHIINSYSFSR from the coding sequence ATGATAATGTTAGCTTCAGGAACTGCAGGAGCTAATATAATTTCTATAGGTATAATGCCCATTATTACAAGAATTTATACGCCTGAAGATTTTGGAGTTTTATCAATATTTATAACTTTGTCATCAATTTTAGTTCCATTTAGTACGTTTTTATATACAATGGCTATTCCACTTCCAAAAAAAGATAGAACTGCTTTTAATATATTAGTTTTTTGTACAATTCTTACACTGCTTATGCCATTAATGATAACTTTATTATGTATAATATTAATTTTTTACATTTCAGAATATGATAATTTACAGTATTTACATGATTATTGGTGGTTAATCCCTTTTTTTGTTACTGGAGGAAGCCTTTACGAAATTTTAAGTAATTGGGCTATCAGAAAAAATGCATTTAGGCATTTAGCTGGAACAAAGTTATGGCAAGCGACTATAGCAGCTGTTATCAAAGTTTTTTTGGGTTTTTTGGGACTAAATACTCTTGGTTTACTTATAGGCCAAATATTTTCCCAAGCTGGGGGGGTGCTCACACTATTTAAAGTATTTTTTCAAGATTTTAAAACATATTGGAAGCATGTTTCGGTAGATCGTATAAAGTTCTTGCTTTTACATTACGCTGATTATCCTAAGTATCGTCTTCCATCGCAGTTTATTATGTTGATTAATGCAAAGTCTCCTGTATTGTTTTGGGCTTGGAATTTTGGTCCCGAGTCTACTGGACAATTTAGTTTGTCAATGATGATTTTGTTGCTGCCGTTAACATTGATTAGTCAAAGTACCAGTCAAGCATATTATGCAGAAATTGCTAAAATAAAAAATAAAAATAATGAATTAATAACACTAATAACTAAAAGCATAACTAAAAAATTATTTATAATTTCTATTATACCTTTTATTATAATTTTTTGTTGTGGCTCATGGATTTTTGAAATTTTTTTTGGAAAAGATTGGATATTAGCAGGAGTTTATTCAAGCATATTATCAATAAATCTTTTAACAATGTTTATTATTAACCCTATAATCAATGTTTTAAATATAATTAACAATCAAAAATACTATTTAAAAATTAATATTATGCGTTTTTTCTGGATGCTATTAGTTTTTTTAATTTCATATATTTCTGACGCTAATGATTGCATAACATTAGGAATCTATAGTTTTGCGATGTCTTTTCATAGGATATATGTATATATTAAAATTATGCACATTATCAATTCATATTCATTTTCTAGGTAA
- a CDS encoding response regulator gives MNRRVLLVDDEKRLLEAFSKCYKDEFEISIASNPQTALGKLRLEKPYAVIVSDMRMDEMNGIDFLKYAKKITPESIRILMTGYADLKTSLYAFNNDIIYRLIEKPCKKNDLLASLNDACKIYNASINEKDISTIVSMIENKTYKKMRDNVDLINIVETIKFRHKERIESKKLQLTTEFNDLQNGVIFDFFLLCDSILFTIVIDTALREAVENAEKYSQIKLNVTMDKEIHIKITGVFPSSNLEDEFMCEGSSLENLKMTRWLSSHSIRLILGELGGSVYEERTYKQFACEMTSVNIKLPVL, from the coding sequence ATGAACAGACGCGTCCTGCTTGTTGACGATGAAAAGCGACTTCTTGAAGCCTTCTCTAAATGCTACAAGGATGAATTTGAAATATCCATCGCTTCAAATCCGCAAACAGCCTTAGGAAAGTTGCGCCTCGAAAAGCCGTATGCTGTAATTGTTTCCGATATGCGCATGGATGAAATGAATGGAATTGACTTTCTTAAATACGCTAAAAAAATTACTCCTGAATCAATACGAATTTTGATGACAGGATATGCAGACTTGAAAACATCACTATATGCTTTTAATAACGACATTATATACAGGCTAATAGAAAAGCCTTGCAAAAAAAATGATTTACTTGCAAGTCTCAACGACGCTTGCAAAATATATAATGCATCTATTAATGAGAAAGATATATCTACAATCGTATCCATGATAGAGAATAAAACATACAAAAAAATGAGAGACAACGTCGATCTCATAAATATTGTCGAAACAATAAAATTTCGACATAAAGAACGAATAGAAAGCAAGAAATTGCAGCTAACAACAGAATTCAACGATCTTCAAAACGGCGTTATTTTCGATTTTTTTCTACTCTGTGACTCCATTTTATTTACCATCGTCATCGACACCGCACTCCGCGAAGCCGTTGAGAATGCGGAAAAATACTCCCAAATAAAACTGAACGTCACTATGGACAAGGAAATACACATCAAAATCACAGGCGTATTCCCGTCGTCCAATCTCGAAGACGAATTCATGTGCGAGGGAAGCTCTTTGGAAAACCTCAAGATGACAAGATGGCTGTCATCCCATTCGATACGTCTCATCCTTGGCGAACTGGGAGGAAGCGTCTACGAGGAACGAACTTACAAGCAGTTCGCGTGCGAAATGACTTCCGTCAACATCAAGCTCCCGGTTCTCTAG
- a CDS encoding nucleotide sugar dehydrogenase, producing the protein MGSETVAVVGLGYVGLPLAIEFGKHVRTIGFDLSERKVADYRAHRDPMGEVDAQGFAASVHFDPTTDPARLREADYVIVAVPTPIGRDRRPDLTPVEKAAQTVGRNLKPGAVVIFESTVYPGVTEEVCVPILERESGLVWKTGFFVGYSPERINPGDKEHTVTRITKVVSGDTPETLEKVSRLYASIITAGVHPTATIKEAEAAKVIENTQRDLNIALMNELAIIFDRLGIDTQNVLKAAGTKWNFLPFRPGLVGGHCIGVDPYYLTYRAEMAGYNPQVILAGRRINDNMGKFIAEKTVKLMIAADQNIKGAKVGVLGLTFKEDCPDLRNSKVVDIIAELESYGVTVLVHDPIADPAEAREHYGIELVGMDEMKGLSAVVLAVAHEEYRGMDVGVFGGMLGAKCCLVDVKGMVDVGAAAEGQGVGMWRL; encoded by the coding sequence ATGGGTTCTGAAACTGTCGCGGTTGTCGGGCTTGGTTATGTCGGATTGCCTCTGGCCATCGAGTTTGGAAAGCATGTCCGCACCATCGGCTTCGACCTCTCGGAGCGCAAGGTTGCCGATTACAGGGCCCACCGGGACCCGATGGGCGAAGTGGATGCGCAAGGGTTCGCCGCGTCCGTCCATTTCGACCCGACCACGGACCCGGCCCGCCTGCGCGAGGCCGACTACGTCATCGTGGCCGTGCCCACGCCCATCGGCCGCGACCGGCGGCCAGACCTCACCCCGGTGGAGAAGGCCGCGCAGACCGTAGGCCGCAACTTAAAGCCTGGCGCCGTCGTGATCTTCGAGTCCACGGTCTACCCCGGCGTGACCGAGGAGGTCTGCGTGCCCATCCTGGAGCGCGAGAGCGGCCTGGTCTGGAAAACGGGCTTCTTTGTCGGCTACTCCCCGGAGCGCATCAATCCGGGCGACAAGGAGCACACGGTCACCAGAATCACCAAGGTCGTGTCCGGCGACACCCCGGAGACCCTCGAAAAGGTTTCCCGCCTCTACGCCTCCATCATCACCGCCGGCGTCCACCCCACGGCCACCATCAAGGAGGCCGAAGCCGCCAAGGTCATCGAGAACACCCAGCGCGACCTGAACATCGCCCTCATGAACGAACTGGCCATCATCTTCGACCGGTTGGGCATAGACACTCAAAACGTCCTCAAGGCGGCCGGCACCAAATGGAATTTTCTCCCCTTCCGCCCGGGCCTGGTGGGCGGCCACTGCATAGGAGTGGACCCCTACTACCTGACCTACCGCGCCGAAATGGCGGGCTACAACCCCCAGGTCATCCTGGCGGGCCGCCGCATCAACGACAACATGGGCAAGTTCATCGCCGAAAAGACCGTGAAGCTCATGATCGCGGCGGACCAGAACATCAAGGGCGCCAAAGTCGGCGTCCTCGGCCTGACCTTCAAGGAAGACTGCCCGGACCTGCGCAATTCCAAGGTCGTGGACATCATCGCCGAGCTTGAGAGCTACGGCGTGACCGTGCTGGTGCACGACCCGATCGCGGACCCGGCCGAGGCCAGGGAGCATTACGGGATCGAGCTGGTCGGGATGGATGAGATGAAGGGGTTGTCGGCGGTGGTGCTGGCTGTGGCGCATGAGGAGTATCGGGGGATGGATGTGGGGGTGTTTGGGGGGATGCTGGGGGCGAAGTGTTGTTTGGTGGATGTGAAGGGGATGGTGGATGTTGGGGCGGCGGCTGAGGGGCAAGGAGTGGGTATGTGGAGACTGTGA
- a CDS encoding ATP-grasp fold amidoligase family protein: protein MLKKILKHASQGTLLKSVVAYLIIKTDEVLFVNNVSFEIYYDIQKKFNFPIQKLQFYNANRYFPDLKNPKSFNEKCCYSKLLCKNDLLVTITDKHEVRDYVLEKIKENILIPQICVAKNFDDINFDILPQRFVLKTNFSSGQNIIVKNKNILNIEKTKKIVNKWMKNRYRVQELIWFPQCIDRKIIIEEFICDESGDIPVDYKFYVFNGVVRFINVISDRFKIKKMSFYDRNWNFLTLNKNNIQSDSSMEKPILLGKMIHIAEKLGKDFNFIRVDLYNVNSKIYFGELTPYPGDGRSKFDPIFYDYEFGKYWDINLSHKMEKL, encoded by the coding sequence ATGCTAAAAAAAATACTTAAACATGCTTCTCAAGGTACTCTTCTTAAATCTGTAGTCGCGTACTTGATTATCAAGACGGATGAAGTTCTATTTGTTAATAATGTTTCTTTTGAAATTTATTATGATATTCAAAAAAAATTTAATTTTCCAATACAAAAATTACAGTTTTATAATGCTAATAGATATTTTCCTGATTTGAAAAATCCAAAATCTTTTAACGAAAAGTGTTGTTATTCTAAATTACTATGTAAAAATGATTTACTTGTTACTATCACAGATAAGCATGAAGTGAGAGACTATGTGTTAGAAAAAATTAAAGAAAATATATTGATTCCACAAATATGTGTAGCAAAAAATTTTGATGATATAAATTTTGATATTTTGCCACAAAGGTTTGTACTAAAAACTAACTTTTCTTCAGGGCAGAACATAATAGTAAAAAATAAAAACATATTAAATATTGAAAAAACAAAAAAAATTGTTAATAAATGGATGAAAAATAGATATAGGGTTCAAGAGTTAATCTGGTTTCCGCAATGTATTGATAGAAAGATAATTATAGAAGAGTTTATATGTGATGAAAGTGGTGATATTCCAGTTGACTATAAGTTTTATGTTTTTAATGGGGTTGTTAGGTTTATAAATGTTATATCTGATCGTTTTAAAATTAAGAAAATGTCATTTTACGATCGTAATTGGAATTTTTTGACATTAAATAAAAACAATATTCAGTCTGATAGTAGTATGGAAAAACCTATTTTATTAGGGAAAATGATACACATAGCTGAAAAATTAGGAAAAGATTTTAATTTTATTCGTGTAGATTTGTATAACGTTAATAGTAAAATTTATTTTGGTGAATTAACGCCATATCCAGGTGATGGTAGGTCTAAGTTTGATCCAATTTTTTATGATTATGAATTTGGAAAATACTGGGATATAAATTTATCTCATAAAATGGAAAAATTATAA
- a CDS encoding cysteine peptidase family C39 domain-containing protein, protein MKPPDARPRRRANGLIKWLLALVLAGCMPSNIDNIVQLTSTGLLEETTYVTVAFVAQHNDYSCGLACLVSVLAYWDDPVSQADLLRHSPPENTKTGYRVGELKDIATGRNKQAYALTGGTEFLELQIMNGRPIIVPLEMEYNHYIFNFMRKIPLYGRFFEYVTERFVPKFSHFVTVFAVSRTTIWVMDPLFGVKAIPRDEFEPMWAAKKRAMLLVATG, encoded by the coding sequence GTGAAGCCGCCTGACGCCAGGCCGCGCCGCAGGGCAAATGGCCTCATCAAGTGGCTCCTGGCCCTGGTGCTGGCAGGCTGCATGCCCTCGAACATCGACAATATCGTACAGCTGACCTCCACGGGCCTGCTGGAGGAGACGACCTACGTGACGGTCGCCTTCGTCGCGCAGCACAATGACTACTCCTGCGGCCTGGCCTGCCTGGTCAGCGTTCTGGCCTACTGGGACGACCCGGTCAGCCAGGCGGATCTGCTTCGGCACTCGCCGCCGGAAAACACGAAGACCGGCTACAGGGTCGGTGAGCTCAAGGACATCGCCACGGGCCGAAACAAACAGGCCTATGCCCTGACAGGCGGAACGGAATTTCTGGAACTGCAGATCATGAATGGGCGACCCATCATCGTCCCCCTTGAAATGGAATATAACCATTACATATTCAACTTCATGCGCAAGATCCCCCTCTACGGACGGTTCTTCGAATACGTGACTGAACGTTTCGTCCCGAAATTCAGCCATTTCGTGACGGTCTTCGCCGTATCGCGCACGACGATCTGGGTCATGGACCCGCTCTTTGGCGTCAAGGCCATCCCAAGGGACGAGTTCGAGCCCATGTGGGCGGCCAAGAAACGGGCCATGCTCCTGGTGGCGACGGGATGA
- a CDS encoding response regulator, translating to MKAKILFIDDHKNILESLRLSLRSMQNEWDMSFAPSGAEGLDMFDRIWPDVVVTDMRMPNMDGTHVLRNIQKRKPDVDKIILSGYSDKETVIKNIQLANEYLSKPCKTQDLIAAIRNTLRTNDIILSAEIKNIIAEIETIPSSSAVYESLIRELENDNATSRTISKIISQDVALAASIIRIINCTFFNFPKQVKDIEHAVRMLGPQTLLNIIKSSHLFDKLKEFDNSEISIKMLWEHSLRVARLAKLIAANSNLPETSCNDCVIASMFHDIGKFIFASKMKHQFSEVISMVQKENCTIDVAERCIMGASHAEVGAYLLARWGFSHDQITILRSHHDESVMESQAVTPQMVLYVADSLDHELVHIQNRFKRHTLAFTGNVPEQHQQMITDWRTLCQNNIQGVLQ from the coding sequence ATGAAAGCAAAGATTCTGTTTATCGACGATCATAAGAACATTCTGGAAAGCCTCAGGTTGAGTTTGCGCTCCATGCAAAATGAGTGGGACATGAGTTTCGCGCCCAGCGGTGCCGAAGGACTCGACATGTTCGACAGGATCTGGCCCGATGTAGTGGTCACGGACATGCGCATGCCCAACATGGACGGCACCCACGTCCTTAGAAACATCCAGAAGCGCAAACCAGATGTCGACAAGATCATCCTCTCGGGATACTCGGACAAGGAAACAGTCATCAAAAACATCCAGTTGGCCAACGAGTACTTGAGCAAACCCTGCAAGACCCAGGACCTCATTGCCGCGATCCGCAACACGTTGCGTACCAACGACATCATCCTGAGCGCCGAAATCAAGAACATCATCGCCGAAATTGAAACGATACCAAGCAGCTCTGCCGTGTATGAGAGCCTCATAAGGGAACTGGAGAACGACAACGCCACTTCCAGAACCATCAGCAAGATCATCTCTCAGGACGTTGCCCTGGCCGCAAGCATCATCCGCATCATCAACTGTACTTTTTTTAATTTTCCGAAACAGGTCAAGGACATCGAGCATGCGGTCCGGATGCTCGGACCCCAGACCCTGCTCAACATCATCAAATCTTCGCATCTCTTCGATAAATTGAAGGAATTCGACAACTCCGAAATATCCATCAAGATGCTCTGGGAGCACAGCCTCCGCGTGGCGCGCCTCGCTAAACTCATCGCAGCCAATTCCAATCTGCCCGAGACGAGCTGCAACGACTGCGTCATCGCCTCCATGTTCCACGACATAGGAAAGTTCATCTTTGCTTCAAAGATGAAGCATCAATTTTCGGAAGTGATATCCATGGTCCAAAAGGAAAACTGCACCATCGACGTCGCCGAAAGATGCATTATGGGGGCTTCCCACGCCGAAGTCGGTGCCTACCTTCTGGCCCGTTGGGGCTTCAGCCATGACCAGATCACCATCCTGCGCTCCCATCACGACGAAAGTGTGATGGAGTCACAGGCCGTCACCCCTCAGATGGTCCTCTACGTCGCGGACAGCCTGGACCACGAACTCGTTCATATCCAGAACCGATTCAAACGACACACCCTGGCTTTCACGGGCAACGTCCCTGAACAGCATCAACAGATGATAACTGACTGGCGCACATTGTGTCAGAACAATATCCAAGGAGTATTGCAATGA
- a CDS encoding NAD-dependent epimerase/dehydratase family protein codes for MNYIEPGLAVISRYIKGLSPVPPIFGRALKQSETVGPFDGLGLEDRDGAAMPHVQQVRDRACVIGAGGMIGSGLMRALADSCCGDIVGTVCNEAPYFGPMEGVRLERLDLRDKVAVRGFFLAERPARVFLAATSMCGAEAAERSPATYLQEQLEIQTVLIQAAFEAGVRRLLFVGSARLRPQNAPRILEGPDMLADAGNPCDEIFALARIVGLKMCQYYNRQYGTRFMGVLPTSVYGPGDNFRPCMSRVLPGMLQRLHEAKHARLQSVRLSGRCFAGNDLLHVDDMAQACVFLMNLPDEELRRELLRAPGACFITAGSGRVTTVMELAEIAARVVGFDGRLVFDAPRGDGSSCGAVDVSRLESLGWKARIGLEEGVRETYEWYRHNTAHAFWY; via the coding sequence ATGAACTATATCGAGCCCGGTTTGGCCGTCATAAGCAGGTACATAAAAGGATTGAGTCCCGTCCCCCCGATCTTCGGGCGCGCCCTGAAGCAGTCTGAAACCGTGGGGCCGTTCGATGGCCTTGGGTTGGAGGACCGCGATGGGGCGGCAATGCCGCACGTGCAGCAGGTGCGGGACAGGGCCTGCGTCATCGGGGCGGGTGGCATGATCGGCAGTGGGCTCATGCGCGCCCTGGCGGACAGCTGTTGCGGGGACATCGTCGGGACGGTCTGCAACGAAGCCCCGTACTTCGGGCCCATGGAAGGTGTACGTCTTGAACGTCTGGATCTGCGCGACAAGGTTGCGGTGCGGGGCTTTTTTCTTGCGGAGCGCCCCGCCAGGGTCTTTCTGGCCGCGACCAGCATGTGCGGCGCAGAGGCCGCCGAGAGATCGCCGGCCACGTACCTGCAAGAGCAGTTGGAGATTCAGACCGTCCTCATTCAGGCGGCCTTCGAGGCAGGCGTGCGGCGACTGCTGTTTGTGGGCTCTGCGCGGCTTCGCCCCCAAAACGCCCCGAGAATCCTGGAGGGGCCGGATATGCTGGCCGATGCTGGAAACCCCTGCGATGAGATCTTCGCATTAGCCAGGATCGTCGGCCTCAAGATGTGCCAGTACTACAACCGCCAATACGGGACGCGATTCATGGGCGTCCTGCCAACGAGCGTCTATGGCCCGGGCGACAATTTTCGTCCCTGCATGTCACGGGTGCTGCCCGGCATGCTCCAGCGCCTGCACGAGGCCAAACATGCTCGCCTGCAGAGCGTGAGGCTCAGCGGGCGCTGTTTCGCAGGCAATGATCTGCTGCACGTGGACGACATGGCCCAGGCATGCGTGTTTCTCATGAACCTGCCGGACGAAGAGCTGCGCCGGGAACTGCTTCGTGCGCCGGGGGCCTGCTTCATCACTGCCGGGAGCGGACGGGTGACCACTGTTATGGAGTTGGCCGAGATCGCTGCCAGGGTCGTCGGCTTCGACGGACGCCTGGTCTTCGACGCACCACGGGGAGACGGCTCGTCGTGCGGGGCCGTCGATGTCTCGCGCCTTGAAAGTCTGGGCTGGAAAGCCCGCATCGGCCTGGAGGAAGGCGTCCGGGAGACCTACGAATGGTACCGCCACAACACCGCACACGCCTTCTGGTACTGA
- a CDS encoding response regulator: MTDKILIVDDDPHILEGMRALLANYFHVRTAHGPEQGLQDLRSSGPYAVVVSDLKMPGMSGIDFLARVREVSQQTVRVMLTGYADVETAVAAVNRGEVFRFHTKPCPTDVLRQTLTDALSKFRTESLMHQESLQGSAEARRALSDDDAMPGVSVPVPGMPLMVLLTGKELRVAELIRMDASSKEIAKVMNISPRTVEAHRENIRKKLGLANVKINLQSYLKSIM, from the coding sequence GTGACAGACAAGATACTCATAGTTGACGACGATCCGCATATTCTCGAGGGGATGCGGGCCTTGCTGGCCAATTATTTCCATGTGCGAACGGCCCATGGGCCCGAACAGGGCCTTCAGGATTTGCGATCGAGCGGGCCGTACGCCGTCGTGGTTTCCGACCTGAAAATGCCGGGAATGAGCGGAATCGACTTTTTAGCGAGAGTGAGAGAGGTGTCCCAGCAAACGGTGAGAGTCATGCTGACCGGATATGCCGATGTGGAAACCGCGGTCGCCGCGGTCAACAGGGGAGAGGTCTTTCGTTTCCATACCAAGCCATGTCCCACGGATGTGCTCCGCCAGACGCTCACGGACGCATTGTCCAAGTTCAGGACCGAGAGCCTCATGCACCAGGAATCGCTGCAGGGCTCGGCGGAGGCGAGACGTGCCTTGTCTGATGACGACGCGATGCCCGGAGTTTCGGTTCCGGTGCCTGGGATGCCGCTCATGGTGCTGCTGACGGGCAAGGAGTTGCGGGTGGCGGAATTGATCCGGATGGACGCTTCGTCCAAAGAGATCGCCAAGGTCATGAACATTTCCCCCCGGACCGTGGAGGCCCACCGGGAGAACATCCGCAAGAAGCTTGGACTGGCCAATGTAAAGATCAATCTACAGAGTTATCTGAAGTCGATCATGTGA
- the galE gene encoding UDP-glucose 4-epimerase GalE translates to MKTILVTGGAGYIGSHTCVRLLESGYDVIIMDSLANSHSLVMDRLAAITGREPLFVETDLRDTEILNGVFAHIPIDAVIHFCGLKAVGESVARPLDYYEVNVGSTLALCRAMQEHGVRDLVFSSSATVYGAAEEMPIPETAPLGEVTNPYGRTKLMIEQIFSDLHASSPDWNLVMLRYFNPVGAHPCGLIGEDPLDTPNNLFPYITQVAAGRLPELSVYGGDYPTPDGTGVRDYIHVMDLAEGHLRALEHLDAKPGFDVFNLGTGRGCSVLEAVRTFEAVNGVPVPHRITARRPGDVAVCYADAGKARQVLGWEARLGIEDMVRDAWNWQCGNPNGYRGVMVPMDWRKVEMEVEQRR, encoded by the coding sequence ATGAAGACCATTCTCGTCACCGGCGGAGCCGGATACATCGGAAGCCACACCTGCGTGCGCCTGCTGGAGAGCGGGTACGACGTGATCATCATGGACAGCCTGGCCAACAGCCACAGCCTGGTCATGGACCGGCTGGCCGCCATCACGGGCCGGGAGCCGCTCTTCGTGGAGACCGACCTGCGCGACACCGAGATATTGAACGGCGTCTTCGCCCACATCCCCATCGACGCCGTGATCCATTTCTGCGGCCTCAAGGCCGTGGGCGAGTCCGTGGCCAGGCCGCTGGACTACTACGAGGTCAACGTCGGTTCGACCCTGGCCCTGTGCCGGGCCATGCAGGAGCACGGGGTGCGGGACCTTGTCTTCAGCTCCTCGGCCACGGTCTACGGGGCCGCCGAGGAGATGCCCATCCCCGAGACGGCCCCCCTGGGCGAGGTGACCAACCCCTACGGCCGCACCAAGCTCATGATCGAGCAGATTTTTTCCGACCTGCACGCCTCAAGCCCCGACTGGAACCTGGTCATGCTGCGCTACTTCAACCCGGTGGGCGCGCACCCCTGCGGCCTCATCGGCGAAGACCCGCTGGACACACCAAACAATCTCTTCCCCTACATCACCCAGGTGGCGGCGGGCCGCCTGCCCGAGCTTTCGGTCTACGGCGGCGACTACCCGACCCCGGACGGCACAGGCGTGCGCGACTACATCCACGTCATGGACCTGGCCGAGGGCCATCTGCGCGCCCTGGAGCACCTGGACGCAAAGCCCGGCTTTGATGTCTTCAACCTTGGCACGGGCCGGGGCTGCTCGGTGCTGGAGGCCGTGCGCACCTTCGAGGCCGTGAACGGCGTCCCGGTGCCGCACCGCATCACCGCGCGCCGGCCCGGCGACGTGGCGGTCTGCTATGCGGACGCGGGCAAGGCGCGGCAGGTGCTGGGGTGGGAGGCGAGGCTCGGCATCGAGGACATGGTGCGGGACGCCTGGAACTGGCAGTGCGGGAACCCGAATGGATATCGTGGTGTCATGGTCCCGATGGACTGGCGGAAAGTTGAAATGGAAGTGGAACAGCGCAGGTAG